In one Polaribacter sp. ALD11 genomic region, the following are encoded:
- a CDS encoding EI24 domain-containing protein — protein sequence MIKNILSGITAYSGSFSLISKLKLWRYFVIPIVISILTATIIGFFAYGLSDNIGYFLAKIWIWDWGKEAFTTFTSVIGAIFVLVIGLILYKHIVLALSAPFMSAVSEKIEIHINGDVKHQHRKTSFQEQLWRGIRINIRNLGKELLITIPILLLKFIPVVNIFSTILLFLVQAYYAGFGNMDYTLERHFNYKESLNFVSKNKGISIGNGIVFMLCLLIPVMGIIIVLPLSVTAASVKTVALLNKENER from the coding sequence ATGATTAAAAATATACTTTCAGGAATAACAGCATATTCAGGTTCGTTTAGTTTAATCTCTAAACTTAAACTCTGGAGATATTTTGTAATTCCAATAGTAATTAGCATTTTAACAGCAACTATTATTGGTTTTTTTGCCTATGGATTATCAGATAATATTGGTTATTTTTTAGCAAAAATATGGATTTGGGATTGGGGTAAAGAAGCATTTACTACATTCACTTCGGTTATAGGAGCAATCTTTGTTTTAGTAATAGGTCTAATTCTTTACAAACATATTGTTTTGGCATTATCAGCACCGTTTATGAGTGCTGTTTCAGAAAAAATAGAAATTCATATTAATGGAGATGTAAAACATCAACATCGAAAAACGAGTTTTCAAGAACAATTATGGCGAGGAATTCGAATTAATATTAGAAATTTAGGAAAAGAACTTCTAATTACAATTCCTATTTTACTGCTTAAATTCATTCCTGTAGTAAATATTTTTTCTACAATCTTACTATTTTTAGTACAAGCGTATTATGCCGGTTTTGGTAATATGGATTATACGTTAGAAAGACACTTTAATTATAAAGAGAGTCTTAATTTTGTTAGCAAAAATAAAGGCATTTCAATAGGAAATGGAATTGTTTTTATGCTGTGTTTGTTAATTCCGGTTATGGGAATTATTATCGTTTTACCACTTTCTGTAACAGCTGCATCAGTAAAAACAGTAGCCTTATTAAATAAAGAAAATGAAAGATAA
- a CDS encoding 5-carboxymethyl-2-hydroxymuconate Delta-isomerase, translating to MPHFILDCSENILELREPRKVLEAVFETAFSTGLFDRDDIKVRLNPFKHSLVQSEAADFIHVFGNIMEGRTGEQKSDLSYAIVATLTTLFPEVPVISMNVRDFESASYCNKTMI from the coding sequence ATGCCACATTTTATTTTAGATTGTTCAGAAAACATTTTAGAATTACGAGAACCAAGAAAAGTTTTAGAAGCCGTTTTTGAAACGGCTTTTTCTACGGGTTTATTTGATAGAGATGATATTAAGGTACGCTTAAATCCGTTTAAACATTCATTGGTACAAAGTGAAGCAGCAGATTTTATTCATGTTTTTGGAAATATAATGGAAGGAAGAACTGGTGAGCAAAAATCAGATCTTTCTTACGCAATTGTAGCTACTTTAACCACCTTGTTTCCAGAAGTACCCGTTATTTCTATGAATGTTAGAGACTTTGAGAGTGCATCATATTGTAATAAAACGATGATTTAA
- the hemE gene encoding uroporphyrinogen decarboxylase — protein sequence MIKNDLFLRALKGETVDRPPVWMMRQAGRYLPEFQVIKKKYDFFTRCQTPELASEITVQPIRRYGMDAAILFSDILVIPQAMNIEVQMKPDFGPYLPNPIRTQKDLDSVIVPDVNEALGYVMEAIKVTKEKLNDEVPLIGFAGSPWTILCYCVQGQGSKNFDKAKELCFTNPVVAHSLLQKITDTTIAYLKAKVKAGVDAVQVFDSWGGMLSPVDYQEFSWQYMQQIIDALKDETPVIAFGKGCWFALDEMSKSGASALGVDWTCSPRNARYLSGGKITLQGNFDPTRLFSPPAVIKKMVHQMINEFGKDRLVVNLGHGILPNIPLENAKAFIDAVKEYKAN from the coding sequence ATGATAAAAAACGATTTATTTTTAAGAGCATTAAAAGGAGAAACAGTAGACAGACCACCGGTTTGGATGATGCGTCAGGCAGGAAGATATTTACCAGAATTTCAGGTAATCAAAAAGAAATACGATTTCTTTACCCGTTGTCAAACTCCAGAATTAGCATCAGAAATTACAGTGCAACCAATTCGTAGATACGGAATGGATGCTGCAATTTTGTTTTCAGATATTTTGGTAATTCCTCAAGCAATGAATATTGAGGTACAAATGAAACCAGATTTTGGTCCTTATTTGCCAAACCCAATTCGTACTCAAAAAGATTTAGATAGTGTAATCGTTCCAGATGTAAATGAAGCTTTAGGCTACGTAATGGAAGCGATTAAAGTTACCAAAGAAAAATTGAATGATGAAGTGCCTTTAATTGGTTTTGCAGGTTCACCTTGGACAATCTTATGTTATTGTGTACAAGGGCAAGGTTCTAAAAACTTTGACAAAGCAAAAGAATTGTGCTTTACAAACCCTGTGGTTGCACATTCATTATTACAAAAAATTACAGATACTACAATTGCATATTTAAAAGCAAAAGTAAAAGCAGGTGTAGATGCAGTTCAGGTTTTTGATTCTTGGGGCGGAATGTTATCTCCAGTAGATTATCAAGAATTCTCTTGGCAATATATGCAACAAATTATAGATGCTTTAAAAGACGAAACGCCTGTTATTGCATTTGGTAAAGGTTGTTGGTTTGCCTTAGATGAAATGTCTAAATCTGGTGCTTCTGCATTAGGTGTAGATTGGACTTGTTCACCAAGAAATGCACGTTATTTATCTGGAGGAAAAATTACATTACAAGGTAATTTCGATCCAACAAGATTGTTTTCTCCGCCAGCAGTTATCAAAAAAATGGTGCATCAAATGATTAATGAATTTGGTAAAGATAGATTAGTTGTAAATCTAGGGCATGGTATTTTACCAAACATTCCGTTAGAAAACGCAAAAGCATTTATTGATGCTGTAAAAGAATATAAAGCAAATTAA
- a CDS encoding protease complex subunit PrcB family protein, with protein MKLFITIIFSLLLTACPKNEEGGFTSLSKGNLFGAGDEGFKKENIVISSQVEWKSFLLKLDSANKVSETFENAIDFSKEMIVVVVDKVRNTGGFSVEIVEAVKEGETFLIKVSSTSPKPTDMVTMGIIQPYHIVKINKTKKEVKFIEL; from the coding sequence ATGAAACTATTTATTACAATTATTTTTAGTTTATTGTTAACAGCTTGTCCTAAAAATGAAGAAGGAGGTTTCACTTCTCTTTCAAAAGGAAATTTATTTGGAGCCGGAGATGAGGGGTTTAAAAAAGAAAATATTGTTATTTCTTCTCAAGTTGAATGGAAATCATTTTTATTAAAACTAGACAGTGCTAATAAAGTTTCGGAAACATTTGAAAATGCTATTGATTTTTCAAAAGAAATGATTGTTGTAGTTGTTGATAAAGTTAGAAATACAGGTGGGTTTTCAGTTGAAATTGTTGAAGCTGTAAAGGAAGGAGAAACTTTTTTAATTAAAGTGAGTTCTACATCACCAAAACCAACGGATATGGTTACTATGGGAATTATACAGCCTTATCATATAGTAAAAATTAACAAGACAAAGAAGGAAGTAAAATTTATAGAGCTATAG
- the hemL gene encoding glutamate-1-semialdehyde 2,1-aminomutase: protein MKFKKSEKLYRKGLVHLVGAVNSPVRAFSSVGGNPLFIKKAKGTKITDVDGNEFVDLVLSYGPMILGHRHKKVQKGVEKALKNGYSFGASTENEIKLAKIVCDAFPGMDKVRFVNSGTEAVISGVRLARAFTGKDKIIKFSGCYHGHQDSLLVAAGSGLATLSMPGSKGVPEGAVKNTLISKYNDLESVKKHFEEHDDIAAVILEPICGNMGVVIPKDNFLVELKEYLASKGALLIVDEVMTGFRSKFGGAQELLGVEADITCLGKVIGGGFPVGAYGARNEIMQEVAPLGGMYQAGTLSGNPIAMAGGIATLTELKKQNPYKKFEEIGSILEVILLETAKKYNVDVTVNRFGSMLNPFFTKTNVTNFEEAQTSDTEKFAVFFWEMIKNGVFLPPSQFEAWFLSSALTDKDIQKIANAVDKGMLAISKM from the coding sequence ATGAAATTCAAAAAATCAGAAAAATTATATAGAAAAGGATTGGTACATCTTGTTGGGGCAGTAAATTCTCCGGTAAGAGCTTTTTCATCAGTTGGTGGAAATCCGTTGTTTATCAAAAAAGCAAAAGGAACAAAAATTACAGATGTTGATGGAAACGAATTTGTAGATTTAGTACTTTCTTACGGACCAATGATTTTAGGGCATCGTCATAAAAAAGTACAAAAAGGAGTTGAAAAGGCATTGAAAAATGGCTATTCTTTTGGAGCTTCCACAGAAAACGAAATTAAATTAGCGAAAATTGTTTGTGATGCTTTTCCAGGAATGGATAAAGTCCGTTTTGTGAATTCTGGAACAGAAGCTGTTATAAGTGGTGTTCGTTTGGCAAGAGCATTTACAGGAAAAGATAAAATTATTAAATTTTCTGGTTGTTACCATGGGCATCAAGATTCATTATTAGTTGCTGCAGGTTCTGGTTTGGCAACATTAAGTATGCCTGGTTCTAAAGGAGTTCCTGAAGGAGCAGTAAAAAATACGCTAATTTCTAAATATAATGATTTAGAAAGTGTAAAAAAACACTTTGAAGAACATGATGATATTGCTGCTGTAATTTTAGAGCCTATTTGTGGTAATATGGGCGTTGTAATTCCGAAAGATAATTTCTTGGTAGAATTAAAAGAATATTTAGCCTCAAAAGGAGCTTTATTAATTGTTGATGAAGTAATGACAGGTTTCCGTTCTAAGTTTGGTGGAGCACAAGAATTATTAGGTGTAGAAGCAGATATTACATGTTTAGGGAAAGTAATTGGAGGAGGTTTCCCAGTAGGAGCTTATGGAGCAAGAAATGAAATAATGCAAGAAGTTGCGCCTTTAGGTGGCATGTATCAGGCAGGAACGTTAAGTGGAAACCCGATTGCTATGGCAGGAGGAATTGCTACTTTAACAGAATTGAAAAAGCAAAATCCTTATAAAAAGTTTGAAGAAATAGGAAGTATTTTAGAAGTGATTTTATTAGAAACTGCTAAAAAATACAATGTAGATGTAACTGTAAATCGATTCGGTTCTATGTTAAATCCTTTTTTTACAAAAACAAACGTAACAAATTTTGAAGAAGCTCAAACTTCAGACACAGAAAAATTTGCTGTTTTCTTTTGGGAAATGATCAAAAACGGAGTTTTCTTACCTCCAAGTCAATTTGAAGCATGGTTTTTATCGTCTGCTTTAACAGACAAGGATATTCAAAAAATAGCAAACGCAGTTGATAAAGGGATGTTGGCTATTTCAAAAATGTAA
- the hemB gene encoding porphobilinogen synthase — MFRTRRLRKLEGIRRLVRETKLSVDDFVYPLFIEEGENIETEIVSMPGIKRFSLDRISKELDEVVSLEIPAVLLFGIPSQKDDEGTETWNDNGIMQQAIRFIKKNYPSLYVITDVCFCEYTSHGHCGIIHDNDVDNDATLVNLAKQVISHAKAGVDMVAPSGMMDGTIAMVRESLDNTGFTNLPIMAYSVKYASAFYGPFREAADSAPTFGDRRTYQMDPSNRDEGMREATFDDQEGADILMVKPALSYLDIIRDLKNNFDRPIACYNVSGEYAMVKAAAEKGWIDGEKVMMESLLSMKRAGADIIITYFAKEAAKVLLKK, encoded by the coding sequence ATGTTTCGTACAAGAAGATTAAGAAAATTAGAAGGAATTAGAAGATTAGTTAGAGAGACAAAACTTTCTGTAGATGATTTTGTATATCCGCTTTTTATTGAAGAAGGAGAAAATATAGAAACAGAAATTGTTTCGATGCCAGGAATCAAACGTTTTTCTTTAGATCGAATTTCTAAAGAATTAGATGAAGTTGTTTCTTTAGAAATTCCTGCAGTTTTATTATTCGGAATTCCTTCTCAGAAAGATGATGAAGGAACAGAAACTTGGAATGATAACGGAATTATGCAACAAGCAATTCGTTTTATCAAGAAAAATTATCCGAGCTTATACGTAATTACAGACGTTTGTTTTTGCGAGTACACTTCTCATGGGCATTGCGGAATTATTCATGACAATGATGTTGATAACGATGCAACTTTAGTAAATCTAGCAAAACAAGTTATCTCGCATGCAAAAGCAGGAGTAGATATGGTTGCGCCATCAGGAATGATGGATGGTACGATAGCTATGGTTCGTGAATCTTTAGACAATACAGGTTTTACAAACTTGCCAATTATGGCGTATTCTGTTAAATATGCATCTGCTTTTTACGGTCCTTTTAGAGAGGCCGCAGATTCTGCGCCAACATTTGGAGACAGAAGAACGTACCAAATGGATCCATCAAATAGAGATGAAGGAATGCGTGAAGCTACTTTTGATGATCAAGAAGGAGCCGATATTTTAATGGTAAAACCAGCATTGTCTTATTTAGATATTATTAGAGATTTAAAAAACAATTTCGATCGTCCGATTGCATGTTATAATGTAAGTGGAGAATATGCAATGGTAAAAGCCGCAGCAGAAAAAGGTTGGATTGATGGCGAAAAAGTAATGATGGAAAGTTTACTGTCTATGAAAAGAGCAGGAGCAGATATTATTATTACATATTTTGCTAAGGAAGCAGCGAAAGTATTATTGAAGAAATAA
- the hemC gene encoding hydroxymethylbilane synthase, with translation MQKIIRIGTRDSQLALWQANKVSKELAELGYESVIIPIKSLGDIVLDKPLYELGVTGVFTKNLDLAMLNGDIDIAVHSMKDVPTALPEGIVQAAVLKRADYIDLLVLKDTEEFFGQPNGIIATGSLRRKAQWLNRYPTHKVEGLRGNVITRLEKLDNSETWNGALFAAAGLERLELRDAEAIPLTWMIPAPAQGAIMVAALEKDDYVLDACEQLNHHETKVCVGVEREFLRLLEGGCTAPIGALAYVDARTEEVNFKGVLLKKDGSKKITVEKTAKLGSHKFLAKDCADYVINRGGKELMQEDEESEAKIASVYSTKKLSELQKETLSSAIGIKDSDFIKMRFNRIPAKVMKSQHENVVITSQNGVEAILNSFTKDEINFKNIFCVGRRTKKLIENRIGKVTHVAKNALKLAEYISKETEIKEVSYFCSDVRLDVFPTYLQAHEIVVNEIEAYKTMLNPVKIDAEVTGVLFYSPSGIESYLEENTKDKVAFCIGETTAVEARKHFDKVEVANIPDVESVLELVNTYYSK, from the coding sequence ATGCAAAAAATAATAAGAATAGGTACTCGCGATAGCCAATTGGCGCTTTGGCAGGCTAATAAAGTGTCTAAAGAATTAGCAGAATTAGGTTATGAATCTGTTATAATTCCTATAAAATCTTTAGGAGATATCGTTTTAGATAAACCGTTATACGAATTAGGGGTTACAGGAGTTTTTACAAAAAACTTAGACCTAGCAATGTTAAACGGCGATATTGATATTGCTGTACATTCTATGAAAGATGTACCAACAGCTTTACCAGAAGGTATTGTGCAAGCAGCTGTTCTAAAACGTGCAGATTATATCGATTTGTTGGTTTTAAAAGATACAGAAGAGTTTTTCGGACAACCAAACGGAATTATTGCAACGGGCAGTTTACGAAGAAAAGCACAATGGTTAAACCGTTATCCAACGCATAAAGTAGAGGGTTTAAGAGGAAATGTAATTACTCGTTTAGAAAAACTAGATAATAGTGAAACTTGGAATGGAGCATTATTTGCTGCTGCAGGTTTAGAAAGATTAGAATTAAGAGATGCAGAGGCTATTCCTTTAACTTGGATGATTCCTGCGCCAGCACAAGGTGCAATTATGGTGGCAGCTTTAGAAAAAGATGACTATGTATTAGATGCTTGTGAACAATTAAATCATCATGAAACTAAAGTTTGTGTTGGTGTAGAACGTGAGTTTTTAAGATTGTTAGAAGGTGGTTGTACAGCGCCAATTGGTGCTTTAGCTTATGTTGATGCAAGAACTGAAGAGGTAAACTTCAAAGGGGTTTTATTGAAAAAAGACGGTTCTAAAAAAATTACAGTAGAAAAAACTGCAAAATTAGGAAGCCATAAATTTTTAGCCAAAGATTGTGCCGATTATGTAATTAATAGAGGTGGAAAAGAGTTAATGCAAGAAGATGAAGAAAGCGAAGCTAAGATTGCTTCAGTTTATTCTACAAAGAAACTTTCTGAACTTCAAAAAGAAACATTGTCTTCTGCCATTGGTATAAAAGATAGTGATTTTATTAAAATGCGTTTCAATAGAATACCAGCTAAAGTGATGAAGAGCCAGCATGAAAATGTGGTGATTACAAGTCAGAATGGGGTAGAGGCAATTTTAAACTCTTTTACAAAAGACGAAATTAATTTTAAAAACATCTTTTGTGTTGGTAGAAGAACTAAAAAACTTATTGAAAATAGAATTGGGAAAGTTACACATGTAGCTAAAAATGCATTGAAACTAGCAGAATATATTTCAAAAGAAACAGAAATTAAAGAAGTCTCTTATTTCTGTAGTGATGTAAGATTAGATGTTTTTCCAACGTATTTACAAGCACATGAAATTGTTGTAAATGAAATTGAAGCATATAAAACAATGTTGAATCCTGTGAAAATTGATGCAGAAGTTACAGGTGTTTTGTTTTATAGTCCTTCAGGAATTGAAAGCTATTTAGAAGAAAATACAAAAGACAAAGTTGCTTTCTGTATAGGAGAAACTACAGCTGTAGAAGCAAGAAAGCATTTCGATAAAGTTGAAGTTGCAAATATACCAGATGTAGAAAGTGTTTTAGAATTAGTAAACACATATTATTCAAAATAG
- the hemA gene encoding glutamyl-tRNA reductase → MKELGQEHFYNIGVSYKKADAEMRGKFSVSKENQIALLNAAKERGVTSIFIISTCNRTEIFGFANRPCLLIELLCDFSEGTVKEFNAICNINKDQEAISHLFRIGTGLESQILGDYEIVGQLRQSFKLAKELKTTNSYVERLVNCVLQASKRVKNDTKLSSGTTSVSYAAVQYIIKNLPDYNSKNILVFGLGKMGKHTCKNLSEYTQNKQVCLINRTEEKAIAFVQEHNSIRKSEIENLHEEVSKADVLIVSTGSDKPTITKEHVSEGKEILILDLSMPENVAKEVSSLKGISLVNVDELSKITDETLAVRQQEIPFAKQIIETHKEEFNSWLNHRRFTPAIAALKLSLETIKNDEINFQKKKISNFDENQAEILTSRFIQKITTQFVKHLKDEDTSVSESIEVIQKVFQS, encoded by the coding sequence ATGAAAGAACTAGGCCAAGAGCACTTTTACAATATTGGGGTAAGTTATAAAAAAGCAGACGCAGAAATGCGCGGTAAATTTTCTGTATCTAAAGAAAATCAAATCGCACTATTAAATGCAGCTAAAGAAAGAGGGGTTACTTCCATTTTTATAATTTCTACATGCAACAGAACAGAGATTTTTGGTTTTGCAAATCGTCCTTGTTTATTAATAGAATTACTATGCGATTTTTCTGAAGGTACCGTAAAGGAATTCAATGCTATTTGTAATATAAATAAAGACCAAGAAGCAATTAGTCATTTATTTAGAATTGGCACAGGATTAGAAAGTCAAATTTTAGGAGATTATGAAATTGTTGGTCAATTAAGACAGTCTTTTAAATTAGCAAAAGAATTAAAAACTACAAATTCTTACGTAGAACGTTTGGTAAACTGTGTTTTACAGGCAAGTAAACGTGTTAAGAATGATACAAAATTAAGCTCGGGTACAACTTCTGTTTCTTATGCAGCTGTTCAATACATTATTAAAAATTTACCAGATTATAATTCTAAAAATATTCTTGTTTTTGGTTTAGGTAAAATGGGAAAACATACCTGTAAAAATTTATCAGAATATACGCAAAACAAACAAGTTTGTTTAATTAATAGAACTGAAGAAAAAGCAATAGCGTTTGTACAAGAACATAATTCTATTCGCAAATCTGAAATAGAGAATTTACATGAAGAAGTTTCTAAAGCAGATGTTTTAATAGTTTCTACAGGTTCAGACAAGCCAACAATAACAAAAGAACACGTTTCAGAAGGTAAAGAAATTTTAATTTTAGATTTATCGATGCCAGAAAATGTGGCAAAAGAGGTGTCTAGTTTAAAAGGAATTTCTTTAGTAAATGTAGATGAACTTTCTAAAATTACAGACGAAACGCTAGCCGTTCGTCAGCAAGAAATTCCGTTTGCAAAACAAATTATAGAAACACATAAAGAAGAATTTAATAGTTGGTTAAATCACAGAAGATTTACACCAGCAATTGCTGCCCTAAAGTTATCTTTAGAAACTATTAAAAACGATGAAATTAATTTTCAGAAAAAGAAAATTAGTAACTTCGATGAAAATCAAGCAGAAATCTTAACTTCACGTTTTATTCAAAAAATTACCACACAGTTTGTTAAACACTTAAAAGATGAAGATACTTCTGTTTCAGAAAGTATAGAAGTCATTCAGAAAGTGTTTCAATCATAA
- a CDS encoding helix-turn-helix transcriptional regulator, translated as MFKNVGESSFDEITLEKGFYVLHFQNESKEVVNFEREIDSRFIQMHFCLRGNSKFLFNTGDYSFDVLDNRSILLYNPQRTLPINLAIQPKTTLVSLLISIEKFHSLFSKESGYIPFLSDENSNRKFYDDTEIKPTVGIVLQQIINSNINSSIRELYVKGKIYELLSLHFHKDENIDAEYCPFLVDEQNVLKIRKAKEIIISRMSEPPSLQELAAEIGLNLKKLKEGFKQIYGDTVYSFLFDYKMEHARKLLESNQYNVNEVGLQVGYSTASHFIAAFKKKFGTTPKKYVMSLNK; from the coding sequence ATGTTTAAAAATGTCGGAGAAAGTTCTTTTGATGAAATCACTTTAGAGAAAGGGTTTTATGTACTTCATTTTCAGAACGAAAGCAAAGAGGTTGTTAATTTTGAAAGAGAAATTGACAGTAGATTTATTCAAATGCACTTCTGTTTGCGCGGTAATTCTAAATTTCTATTTAATACTGGAGATTATTCTTTTGATGTTTTAGATAATAGATCTATTTTATTGTACAATCCGCAGAGAACATTACCAATTAATTTAGCAATTCAACCTAAAACAACCCTAGTTTCTTTATTAATTTCTATTGAAAAATTTCACTCATTATTTTCTAAAGAATCTGGTTACATCCCTTTTTTAAGTGATGAAAACAGTAACAGAAAATTTTATGACGATACAGAGATAAAACCAACAGTTGGCATTGTTTTACAACAAATAATTAACTCTAATATAAATAGCTCTATTAGAGAACTTTATGTTAAAGGAAAAATTTACGAATTGTTAAGTCTTCATTTTCATAAAGACGAAAATATCGATGCAGAATATTGCCCTTTTTTAGTAGATGAACAAAATGTATTGAAAATTAGAAAAGCAAAAGAGATTATAATTTCTAGAATGTCGGAACCACCAAGCTTGCAAGAATTAGCTGCAGAGATTGGTTTAAACTTAAAAAAATTAAAGGAAGGTTTTAAACAAATTTACGGTGACACTGTTTATAGTTTTTTGTTTGATTATAAAATGGAACATGCCCGTAAACTATTGGAAAGTAATCAATATAATGTAAATGAAGTTGGCTTACAAGTTGGCTACAGCACTGCGAGTCATTTTATTGCAGCTTTTAAAAAGAAGTTTGGCACAACGCCAAAGAAATATGTAATGAGTTTAAATAAATAA
- a CDS encoding TrmH family RNA methyltransferase encodes MEQLTHYDIENNQKQFPITIVCDAIRTPENIGMCFRISESFGVAKIYFHEISPSIENRIVKKTARNTVNQIEHASYHNFDALISQLKAEGNTIIGIEITDKSINIQDFNFKNHEKIVLLLGSERNGIENIELVNETVAIPMFGRNSSMNVIHSLAITLYEVTNQLNR; translated from the coding sequence TTGGAGCAACTAACACATTACGACATAGAAAACAATCAAAAACAGTTTCCAATAACAATTGTTTGTGATGCCATTAGAACTCCAGAAAACATAGGAATGTGTTTTCGTATTTCAGAAAGCTTTGGAGTCGCTAAAATTTATTTCCACGAAATCTCACCTTCCATAGAAAATAGGATTGTAAAAAAAACGGCTAGAAATACCGTAAATCAGATTGAACATGCATCTTATCATAATTTTGATGCACTTATAAGCCAACTAAAAGCAGAAGGCAACACAATAATTGGCATAGAAATTACTGATAAAAGCATAAATATTCAAGATTTTAATTTTAAAAATCATGAAAAAATCGTACTACTTTTGGGTAGCGAAAGAAATGGAATTGAAAACATAGAATTGGTTAACGAAACTGTTGCAATACCAATGTTTGGACGAAATTCTAGTATGAATGTTATTCATAGTTTGGCAATTACATTGTACGAAGTTACCAATCAATTAAATAGGTAA
- the hemH gene encoding ferrochelatase translates to MKGILLNNLGSPDSTDTKDVKKYLGEFLMDERVIDIPFWKRWILIKGIILNVRPKKSGAAYKKIWWKEGSPLVVISERFAKKVSKKVDIPVELAMRYGSMSMEKGIKNLVDKGVTEIMLVPLYPHYAMSSFETVVVLAEEILAEKYPEVKLTTLPPFYNKPDYIKAMSDNIAHHLKGFDYDHVLFSYHGIPERHIKKSDPTKSHCKLDGSCCERNSVAHHTCYRHQCFETTKAIAKNLGFDETNHSNSFQSRLLKDPWLKPYTDFELEKFPGLGKKKLAVITPAFVADCLETLEEIAMEGKEEFLKFGGTDYKHIPCMNDNDDWVDVMVSWINDWKNK, encoded by the coding sequence ATGAAAGGAATATTACTAAACAATTTAGGATCGCCAGATTCTACAGACACAAAAGACGTGAAAAAATATTTAGGTGAGTTCTTAATGGACGAGCGTGTAATAGACATTCCGTTTTGGAAACGTTGGATACTAATTAAAGGAATCATCTTAAATGTAAGACCTAAAAAATCGGGTGCTGCTTACAAGAAAATTTGGTGGAAAGAAGGTTCTCCTTTAGTTGTTATCTCAGAAAGGTTTGCGAAAAAAGTATCCAAAAAAGTAGACATTCCAGTTGAATTAGCAATGCGTTACGGGTCTATGTCTATGGAAAAAGGAATTAAAAATCTTGTAGATAAAGGTGTAACAGAAATAATGTTAGTTCCTCTATACCCTCATTACGCCATGTCTTCTTTTGAAACTGTTGTTGTTTTGGCTGAAGAAATTTTGGCAGAAAAATATCCGGAAGTAAAACTAACAACTTTACCTCCTTTCTACAACAAACCAGATTACATCAAAGCGATGAGCGATAATATTGCACATCATTTAAAAGGGTTTGATTACGATCATGTCTTATTTTCTTATCACGGTATTCCAGAACGTCATATCAAAAAATCCGATCCAACAAAAAGTCATTGTAAATTAGACGGTTCTTGTTGCGAACGCAATTCTGTAGCACACCACACGTGTTATAGACATCAATGTTTCGAAACTACAAAAGCAATTGCTAAAAATTTAGGTTTCGATGAGACCAATCATAGTAATTCATTTCAATCTCGTTTGTTAAAAGATCCTTGGTTAAAACCTTACACAGATTTCGAATTAGAGAAATTCCCAGGATTAGGAAAGAAAAAATTAGCCGTTATTACACCTGCTTTTGTTGCAGATTGTTTAGAAACTTTAGAAGAAATTGCCATGGAAGGTAAAGAAGAATTTTTAAAGTTTGGCGGTACAGATTACAAACACATACCTTGTATGAACGACAATGACGATTGGGTAGATGTTATGGTTTCTTGGATTAATGATTGGAAAAATAAGTAA